The window GCCCCAAGTGCTCGTTTACGTTTCCTTCCGTTCCCACCCTCGTATAGCAGGTGTATGCGCGGCTCGTTTGATGACGCGCAGGGGGCATCCCGCGACAAAGATCGCAGGCGGGATCGCGATGATGGGCAAGAGCGGTAGAGGACAATTTTCTCATAATAGTTATCCGATTAGTTAACTGTTAACATTACAGGTAACAGTTAACTAATCGGATAACGGTTGACTGATGGTGTTCGACTATGAGATGATTATTGTGCCAAGTCTTTTTAGTATAACAAAAACATCGAGCAGATATGCCAGTCATTACATTCTTTCAAACAAAAGGCGGCACTGGTAAAACCACATCCGCCTTCTTGCTTGCTGAGCTTCTTGGCAAGGGTAATTCCGTCACGGTTATTGAAGCCGATCAGAATGAACCCTTTAAAGAATGGGTTCAAGCTGGAGGCAATGAACATGGGTTTGAGATCGTTCCGGCCTTTGAAGAGGACGAAATTGTTCAGGCGATTCACGCAGCAACCCTGCGTAGCGCGTTCGTAATCGTGGATTGTGAAGGGAGCGCAAATCTCACGGCAGCGCGTGCGGCGTCTGTTTCGGATTTGGTTATCGTCACGACGAACGGTAAGCCTTTGGACCAACGACATGCAGGGAAAGCGATTAAGTATGTGCGTGAAGTTGGCCGCAAGCTCAACCGTGATATCCCGATCCGCGTGTTATTGACCATGCAGCCCGCCGTGGCCCGGTCACGGACACTCAAACAGGCTGAGGAAGATATGCGTGAGCATGGGATTGAGGTCTTCAACACTCAACTCATCATGCGTGATGCTTTTGCTGCGATTTTTGGCTACTGTACTACGCTCTTCAACCTCGATCCGAAAAAGGTGAACGACCCATCCAAGGCTTACTTCAATGCTAAAGTGTATGCACTTGAAGTCGCTCGTACTCTTAAGTCTCTTGAGGCAGATACTTGTGGAGTTGAGCCAAACGTCCGGGAGGCCGTCTGATGACAAATGAAGGCGGCATCCGTAGCGCATTTGATGATGAAGATGGCGATGATCTACTCGCCAGTTTCTCTCCAAAGCCAGCAATTACTCCACCACCAGCACAAGATGTTAAGACTGTTCAAGCGGTTGAGAAAGTTGCCGAAAAGCGGGGGTTCCAGAAA of the Pseudophaeobacter arcticus DSM 23566 genome contains:
- a CDS encoding ParA family protein, which codes for MPVITFFQTKGGTGKTTSAFLLAELLGKGNSVTVIEADQNEPFKEWVQAGGNEHGFEIVPAFEEDEIVQAIHAATLRSAFVIVDCEGSANLTAARAASVSDLVIVTTNGKPLDQRHAGKAIKYVREVGRKLNRDIPIRVLLTMQPAVARSRTLKQAEEDMREHGIEVFNTQLIMRDAFAAIFGYCTTLFNLDPKKVNDPSKAYFNAKVYALEVARTLKSLEADTCGVEPNVREAV